In Molothrus ater isolate BHLD 08-10-18 breed brown headed cowbird chromosome 20, BPBGC_Mater_1.1, whole genome shotgun sequence, the following are encoded in one genomic region:
- the QRFP gene encoding orexigenic neuropeptide QRFP, with protein sequence MRTPYSLSCLLLLSLGACFPPGERWEPAQPGEGALLGPGWQTAAEGRGPGWRAGPKRRRSEEERDALLSIARELRALGAGRRPGRSGGPEALPSGGEKRSGALGNLAEELNGYNRKKGGFTFRFGR encoded by the coding sequence ATGAGAACACCCTACTCActgtcctgcctgctcctcctgagcctGGGAGCCTGCTTCCCTCCCGGCGAGCGCTGGGAGCCGGCACAGCCCGGGGAAGGGGCTCTGCTCGGTCCTGGCTGGCAAACGGCGGCGGAGGGCCGGGGTCCCGGCTGGAGGGCAGGCCCGAAGCGGAGGAGGAGCGAGGAGGAGCGGGATGCGCTGCTGAGCATCGCCCGGGAGCTGCGGGCGCtcggggccgggcggcggccgGGCAGGAGCGGCGGCCCCGAGGCGCTGCCCAGCGGAGGGGAGAAGCGCAGCGGAGCCCTGGGCAACCTGGCGGAGGAACTCAACGGCtacaacaggaaaaaagggggCTTCACCTTCCGCTTCGGGAGATGA